In a single window of the Trypanosoma brucei brucei TREU927 chromosome 6, complete sequence genome:
- a CDS encoding variant surface glycoprotein (VSG), putative, with product MQSSQWLQPLVLFVMTLLLATGLKRVDAATGVGIKKTTWEPLCQVSEELDGIEGHVLQEATEMIAATIDFDAAAKRARIFSLKNPKHKWTKAAITIAAAYEAKAATAVRQLKDTYIKQQVEAASRSAYVKGLVDDFLKLLEQTVDGSNNACLLADENADTPVTRSATTKLGQTECKLTQSPITATRRTPTHITTAGYINLVEGTGGNKHQPTAATKECHLTTAHNSKGFAKSGGTDAAVTVMAGYLTIPNTAGELATANKANLIKTTSDGLKHWAEAHAAIKLVDRTLPTEYANESGDLTERAALKEAAQNLFGEAKDHQGSDEKKAIETVFSNTNVDTINTIITLIEKEDIPKGAAMRQTPTKLEDIKNSIELTNLLSYYQQRLSQDFATLDKRLEESTKHQDLKATEKICGEAKDDEDKCKGLKDKGCSFNTDTKKCELKKEVKEKLEKSNQETEGNDGKTTNTTGSNSIFIHKSPLLLVVLLLK from the coding sequence ATGCAGAGCTCGCAATGGTTGCAGCCATTAGTGCTTTTCGTGATGACGCTGCTTCTCGCAACCGGGCTTAAACGCGTAGACGCCGCCACAGGCGTCGGCATAAAGAAAACCACGTGGGAACCGCTATGTCAAGTAAGCGAAGAATTAGACGGCATAGAAGGTCACGTTCTACAAGAAGCGACGGAGATGATCGCAGCCACAATAGACTTCGACGCGGCAGCGAAGCGGGCAAGGATTTTCAGCCTAAAAAACCCCAAGCACAAATGGACAAAAGCGGCTATCACCATAGCAGCAGCCTACGAAGCCAAAGCAGCCACAGCAGTTAGGCAACTAAAAGACACCTatataaaacaacaagtaGAAGCCGCCAGTCGGAGCGCTTACGTAAAGGGTCTGGTCGACGATTTCCTTAAGCTACTGGAGCAAACGGTCGACGGGAGCAACAACGCGTGCCTACTGGCAGATGAAAACGCAGACACGCCAGTGACACGCAGCGCTACGACAAAACTCGGCCAAACAGAGTGCAAGCTAACACAAAGCCCAATCACCGCAACGCGACGGACACCGACCCACATAACAACCGCAGGATACATAAACTTAGTCGAAGGGACCGGCGGCAACAAGCACCAACCAACAGCGGCGACCAAAGAATGCCACCTAACAACGGCGCACAACAGCAAGGGTTTCGCCAAGAGCGGGGGAACAGATGCAGCGgtgacggtgatggctgGGTACCTGACGATTCCCAACACGGCGGGGGAACTGGCAACGGCAAACAAGGCAAACCTAATCAAAACGACCAGCGACGGCTTAAAGCACTGGGCGGAGGCACATGCAGCCATAAAGTTGGTCGACCGGACGCTGCCCACAGAGTACGCCAACGAAAGCGGCGACCTCACAGAACGAGCGGCACTGAAGGAAGCCGCGCAAAATTTGTTCGGCGAAGCAAAAGACCACCAAGGCAgcgatgaaaagaaagcaatagAAACCGTTTTCTCCAATACAAATGTGGATACCATCAACACAATTATAACATTAATTGAAAAAGAGGATATTCCAAAAGGTGCAGCGATGCGACAAACTCCTACAAAACTCGAGGACATCAAAAACAGCATCGAATTAACCAACTTGTTGAGCTACTACCAGCAACGTTTATCCCAAGACTTCGCAACGCTTGATAAAAGGCTAGAAGAGTCTACCAAACACCAAGATCTAaaggcaacagaaaaaatttgcggtgaagcaaaagatgatgaagataaATGTAAAGGCCTAAAGGATAAGGGGTGCAGTTTTAATACTGACACCAAAAAGTGTGAGTTGAAAAAGgaggtgaaagaaaaactagaaaaatcaaaccaagaaacagaagggaatgatgggaaaacaacaaacactaCGGGAAGCAATTCTATTTTCATTCATAAAagccctcttttgcttgtagTTTTGCTTCTAAAATAA